The genomic region ACTCGGTGCGGCCGGAGCGCCCCTCGTATGGTTCGCGGACGCGCTCCGGTTTGCCGCTGACGCGACGGCGTACCTGCCGGCGCTGGCACAGGGCATCTGGACGACCGTTCTGCTCACGGTCTTCAGCGTCTGTCTCGGGTTCACGCTGGCGCTTCCGCTTAGCATCGTTCGCGTGTACGGTGGCCGGTGGGCTCGCTGGCTCGCGCTGTCGTACACGGAACTCATCCGCGGGACGCCACTGCTCGCCCAGTTGTTCGTGCTTTACTTCGCGACCTCACTCACGCAGGTTCTCAGGGGCGTCCCGGGGGTCGGTGTCGGCTTTGTCCCGGCGCAGGCGTTCTGGGTGGCCGTGATCAGTTTCACGCTGAACAGCGCTGCCTACCAGTCCGAATACCTGCGTGCGTCGCTGGAATCAGTCGACGGCGGCCAGCTGACTGCTGCACGCGCCATCGGACTCTCAAAGCTCGAAGGAATACGGTACGTCGTCGTTCCCCAGGGCCTTCGGCTCGCGCTGCCCAGTTGGACGAACGAACTCGTGTACCTCATTAAGTACTCCTCACTGGCGAGTTTCATCACTGTGCAGGAACTGTACGGCAAAACCAGTACCATCGCAAACGAAACGTATCAGTATACGGAACTCTTCGTGCTGGTGGCGATACTGTACCTGGCCTTGGTCGTGTCGGCATCAGCAGTGATGGATCGTGTCGAATCGCACACTGCAACTGCCGGTGTCGGACACACGAGACAATGATTACCCTCTTGGGACCTCCGATCAACTATCATAACACATCCTATGAGTCACGCTGATAGCGCCGGAGCACGGCTCACACTCGACCTGTGGCACCCGAACTGCTGGGCTATCGAGGCGACCGACTGCACGGACGGTGGTATTCTGGCGCACACGGTACAACAGACCGTTCAGTCGTCGACAGCATCGGTCAACGGTGTGTTTACAGTGTATGGAGCTACGAAGTCGGCTGTCGAAGACTGCCTCGACGCAGTCCGTGCCTCACCCCACGCCGGAGAGATACAGGAACTCCAGGCACGGATCGGACACAAGCGCGATGCACCCGGCACCGTCGTCAGACAGTTTCTGCTAGAGTACGATCCAGACGAACTAGTCTGTCCGACGCTCCTTGAACACGGGTTCGTCCACAGTGCGCCCGTTCGTATCGAAGACGGTCGCGAGCGCTGGCAAGTGAGTTTCACTGGC from Haloarcula rubripromontorii harbors:
- a CDS encoding amino acid ABC transporter permease; the encoded protein is MSTAESTTSPNPGLRDRVGTVFTIRPLTVGLALFWVWVLARWTTDFVLAGLFGLDRGTPFIPAAPFLTTADTVGSLAASLGAAGAPLVWFADALRFAADATAYLPALAQGIWTTVLLTVFSVCLGFTLALPLSIVRVYGGRWARWLALSYTELIRGTPLLAQLFVLYFATSLTQVLRGVPGVGVGFVPAQAFWVAVISFTLNSAAYQSEYLRASLESVDGGQLTAARAIGLSKLEGIRYVVVPQGLRLALPSWTNELVYLIKYSSLASFITVQELYGKTSTIANETYQYTELFVLVAILYLALVVSASAVMDRVESHTATAGVGHTRQ
- a CDS encoding helix-turn-helix domain-containing protein, with amino-acid sequence MSHADSAGARLTLDLWHPNCWAIEATDCTDGGILAHTVQQTVQSSTASVNGVFTVYGATKSAVEDCLDAVRASPHAGEIQELQARIGHKRDAPGTVVRQFLLEYDPDELVCPTLLEHGFVHSAPVRIEDGRERWQVSFTGERPEIQSALDAVEADADADVSVESIVTPDSDSERSVSGLRTDSLTPAQRRAFEAAREAGYYQWPRGISVRELAAEMDISKTTLLEHLRTAESKLLDPE